A region from the uncultured Macellibacteroides sp. genome encodes:
- a CDS encoding class II aldolase/adducin family protein: MITNDHVDKFIEQARRYGNEKWMLCSSGNLSWRIGNEMLVTGTGSWLPVIKKDKVAICRMMDRQSINGVNPSMEFDFHAGIYRNRPDINVVLHFQSEYATAVACMKKKPTNFNVVAEIPWKVGKEIPILPSYRPGSAALAKAVVEALTHHNAVLLSNHGQVVCGKDFDEVHERASFFEFACRIIILTGGNYDVLTPEEIADLEYHVLDKGKDA; this comes from the coding sequence ATGATAACAAATGATCATGTAGATAAATTCATTGAACAGGCTCGGCGCTATGGCAATGAAAAATGGATGCTGTGCAGCAGCGGGAATCTATCCTGGAGAATCGGAAATGAAATGTTAGTAACAGGTACCGGGTCATGGCTTCCTGTTATAAAAAAAGATAAAGTAGCGATCTGTCGCATGATGGACAGACAATCTATTAATGGCGTAAATCCATCCATGGAATTTGATTTTCATGCTGGAATTTACCGTAATCGTCCAGATATTAACGTCGTCCTTCATTTCCAAAGTGAATATGCAACAGCAGTTGCTTGTATGAAAAAGAAACCAACAAACTTTAATGTTGTGGCCGAGATACCCTGGAAAGTAGGGAAAGAAATACCTATTCTTCCAAGTTATCGCCCAGGTTCTGCTGCTCTTGCAAAAGCTGTGGTAGAAGCTCTTACTCATCACAATGCTGTATTATTAAGTAATCATGGACAAGTAGTTTGTGGTAAAGATTTTGATGAAGTACATGAACGTGCCTCATTCTTTGAGTTTGCCTGCCGTATTATTATATTGACGGGAGGCAATTACGATGTGCTGACTCCCGAAGAAATTGCAGATCTGGAATATCACGTTCTAGACAAAGGTAAGGATGCTTAA
- a CDS encoding FecR domain-containing protein — translation MIKNKNILNKLLNDDLSLNEKDELNASKSFSSMLEKQWTNTPDVIYKDETNAERIWSRIRGEVWDNNQTKRFLYFKLYSIAASILLVLGISSITWILTQKPYSSTMFVVYSGIQNIKSIGLPDGSSVQLGPGSKLTYPSQFSGKKREVLLEGQAFFDVHKDGDHPFVVKTKDMDVTALGTAFEVYSYNLNNNVEAILLNGKIKINTQIENKKGEVVLLPNEKLTYSRETREMVIEKVDASKYSDWRKHGILSFENEKLSMIIPRLEQWYGRKVMCEKDIADKYRFTFKVRDESLERILYILNSSSPVKYKKVGENFELFLKN, via the coding sequence ATGATTAAAAATAAAAATATACTTAATAAGTTATTGAATGATGATTTATCATTGAATGAGAAGGATGAGCTGAATGCAAGCAAATCATTTTCTTCGATGTTGGAAAAGCAATGGACTAATACTCCAGACGTAATTTATAAGGATGAAACCAATGCTGAACGGATTTGGTCCAGAATCCGCGGTGAAGTATGGGATAATAACCAAACTAAAAGATTTTTGTATTTTAAACTTTACAGCATTGCTGCTTCTATATTACTTGTGTTGGGAATAAGCAGTATAACTTGGATACTTACGCAAAAGCCTTATAGTTCAACGATGTTTGTCGTATATTCAGGCATACAAAATATTAAATCTATCGGACTCCCGGATGGCTCTTCAGTTCAATTAGGTCCGGGTAGTAAGCTGACTTATCCATCTCAGTTTTCCGGCAAGAAACGGGAAGTCCTATTGGAAGGACAGGCTTTCTTTGATGTTCATAAAGATGGAGATCATCCTTTTGTTGTTAAGACAAAAGATATGGATGTAACTGCATTAGGTACTGCGTTTGAAGTGTATAGCTATAATCTGAATAATAATGTGGAAGCTATTCTTTTAAATGGTAAAATTAAAATCAACACACAGATAGAGAATAAGAAAGGAGAAGTAGTTCTTTTACCCAACGAAAAGCTTACATATTCAAGAGAAACCCGTGAAATGGTTATAGAAAAGGTAGATGCCAGTAAATACTCTGACTGGCGGAAACATGGGATATTAAGTTTCGAAAATGAGAAACTATCAATGATTATTCCTCGTCTGGAACAGTGGTATGGACGAAAAGTAATGTGTGAGAAAGATATTGCAGATAAATATCGTTTTACGTTTAAGGTCAGAGATGAATCGCTGGAACGTATATTGTACATTTTAAACAGCTCGTCTCCGGTTAAGTACAAAAAAGTAGGCGAGAATTTTGAATTATTTTTAAAGAATTAA
- a CDS encoding RagB/SusD family nutrient uptake outer membrane protein → MKKILYPILAAFCILSSCSLDEIPQDTVTKDIVFESESGLKTYAYSFYNMLPSGSDAHRQDAMCDYGAVTSFNDFLRDGAYTAETSSGWSWSNLRNINYFIQNCETSSVSESVRNNYLGLARFFRAYFYYNMVVRFGDVPWIDEPLGVDDERLYAARDSRTVVMNHVLEDLDYACQNITATSSDGSLVTKWVAYALKSRICLFEGSFRKYHTELGLTASANEWFQSAVSASEEVMKKSGHSIYKAKGAALSYRTLFTSNTPVTSEVMLASCSDLTLGVLNDANWYWTSGTYGPRFSMIRPYINTFLNIDGTPFTSRPGYETMSFYDECQNRDARLSQIIRTPGYKRDGAASAPNFNGYSYTGYQPIKFCLDESSYDDGSLNTNAIPLFRYAEVLLNYAEAKAELGNMTDADWASTIGALRSRAGITSGLTAKPTVVDSYFQQNYFPEISNPVILEVRRERAIELSLEGFRFTDLKRWKKGELMKMRWTGIYVPALNVQMDLDQNGTTDVIFYQGTKPTGLPKSCTPVKVGTGTQQGLSEGTSGYLTWSDNDIRTWYSDGRQYYYPIPALVMVKNPAIKQNPGWE, encoded by the coding sequence ATGAAAAAAATATTATATCCAATTTTAGCGGCTTTTTGTATCTTGTCTTCTTGTTCTCTTGATGAGATACCACAAGATACTGTAACGAAAGATATAGTTTTTGAGTCTGAAAGCGGACTTAAAACGTATGCGTATTCCTTTTATAATATGTTACCTTCAGGATCGGATGCTCACAGGCAAGATGCCATGTGTGATTATGGAGCTGTAACCAGTTTTAATGATTTTCTTCGTGACGGAGCTTATACTGCCGAAACAAGCAGTGGATGGAGTTGGTCGAATCTTCGTAATATCAACTATTTTATTCAAAATTGCGAAACCTCAAGCGTAAGCGAATCTGTTCGTAATAATTATTTAGGTCTTGCACGCTTTTTCCGCGCTTACTTCTATTATAATATGGTAGTTCGTTTTGGCGACGTTCCATGGATTGATGAACCATTAGGTGTAGATGATGAACGGTTGTATGCAGCCCGTGATTCACGTACAGTTGTAATGAACCATGTTTTGGAAGACCTCGACTACGCATGTCAGAATATTACGGCAACCAGCAGTGACGGATCACTTGTAACCAAATGGGTCGCTTATGCCCTCAAGTCTCGTATCTGTCTTTTTGAAGGTTCTTTCCGCAAGTACCATACCGAACTGGGACTTACTGCATCTGCAAATGAATGGTTTCAGTCTGCAGTAAGTGCATCAGAAGAAGTCATGAAAAAATCGGGACATTCAATTTATAAGGCAAAAGGTGCCGCTTTATCTTATCGCACGCTTTTTACAAGTAATACTCCTGTTACAAGTGAAGTAATGCTTGCTTCATGCAGTGATTTAACTTTAGGCGTTTTGAATGACGCAAACTGGTATTGGACTTCGGGTACATACGGACCCCGTTTCAGTATGATTCGTCCTTATATAAATACTTTCCTAAATATTGACGGGACTCCTTTTACAAGCAGACCGGGATATGAAACCATGTCTTTTTACGATGAATGCCAAAATCGGGATGCACGTTTGTCTCAGATAATTCGTACTCCTGGTTACAAAAGAGACGGTGCGGCATCGGCTCCTAACTTTAATGGATATTCTTATACTGGCTACCAACCTATCAAATTCTGTCTGGATGAATCATCCTATGATGACGGTTCGTTAAATACAAATGCCATTCCTTTGTTCCGATATGCCGAAGTGTTATTGAACTATGCTGAAGCAAAAGCAGAATTAGGAAACATGACAGATGCAGATTGGGCTTCAACTATTGGAGCGCTACGTTCACGTGCTGGTATTACAAGTGGACTAACAGCGAAACCGACAGTAGTGGATTCTTATTTTCAGCAGAACTATTTTCCTGAAATTTCAAATCCTGTAATTCTTGAAGTACGCAGAGAACGTGCAATCGAGCTTTCTTTGGAAGGTTTCCGCTTTACAGACCTGAAGAGATGGAAAAAAGGGGAGTTGATGAAGATGAGATGGACAGGTATTTATGTCCCAGCATTGAATGTTCAGATGGACCTTGATCAGAATGGAACAACTGATGTTATTTTCTATCAGGGAACCAAACCGACCGGATTGCCTAAATCGTGCACTCCTGTTAAGGTGGGTACAGGTACTCAACAGGGATTGTCTGAAGGTACTTCAGGCTATCTTACCTGGTCAGACAATGACATTAGAACATGGTATAGTGACGGTCGTCAGTATTATTATCCGATACCTGCGCTGGTAATGGTAAAGAATCCGGCAATAAAGCAAAACCCAGGTTGGGAATAA
- a CDS encoding RNA polymerase sigma-70 factor, producing the protein MDSMESKEFERELIKKLIDSDEEAFCELYALYKNRLMYFAMKFLKSKEFAEDVFQDAFASVWQNRRFLNPESPFSAYIYTIVRNRILNLLSTFENEKKLKESILSSAIEIDNETSQSILDADLSAIIEKAIENLTPQQSKVFEMSRKQFMSHKEIAAELGISVYTVQQHISTSLRLIRTYLTKYSETYTDLLILLFCLNS; encoded by the coding sequence ATGGATTCGATGGAGAGTAAAGAGTTTGAGAGAGAACTAATTAAGAAATTAATTGACAGCGACGAAGAAGCCTTCTGCGAATTATATGCACTGTATAAAAACAGATTGATGTATTTTGCCATGAAATTTCTTAAATCAAAAGAATTCGCTGAAGATGTCTTTCAGGATGCTTTCGCCTCTGTATGGCAAAACCGAAGATTTCTGAATCCTGAATCTCCATTTTCAGCGTATATATACACCATTGTCCGTAACCGCATTTTGAATCTTCTCAGTACATTTGAAAATGAGAAAAAACTAAAAGAATCTATTCTATCTTCTGCAATTGAAATTGATAATGAAACAAGTCAGTCTATACTTGACGCTGACTTAAGTGCAATTATTGAAAAAGCAATAGAAAACCTTACCCCGCAACAAAGTAAAGTTTTTGAGATGAGCCGTAAACAGTTTATGTCTCACAAAGAAATAGCGGCAGAACTTGGAATATCGGTTTACACTGTGCAGCAACATATCTCAACTTCTCTTAGATTAATACGAACTTATCTAACCAAGTATTCTGAAACCTACACAGATCTATTGATCCTACTCTTCTGCCTTAATTCATAA
- a CDS encoding RNA polymerase sigma-70 factor: MSEKELLLTLKTGNRHSFTVLYNQYWSQVYNFSRLYLTSRDAAEEVVQEVFVKVWESREFIREDDNFKGLLFIITRNLIFNQSRKSFNEDFYKITMLAAMEQSYDMEAEIDAKNLREYIDQLIADLPPKRKLIFTMSRNENMSYKEIAEKLNISEKTVENQISSAIKYLKQNLILLSSFLLMQ; the protein is encoded by the coding sequence ATGAGTGAGAAAGAACTTTTGTTAACCTTAAAAACAGGGAATAGGCATTCATTTACTGTTTTGTATAATCAATACTGGAGTCAGGTTTATAACTTCAGCCGACTTTATCTAACTTCCCGCGATGCAGCCGAAGAGGTAGTTCAGGAGGTGTTCGTTAAAGTTTGGGAGTCTCGTGAATTTATTCGTGAAGACGACAATTTTAAAGGATTACTTTTTATTATAACCCGAAATCTTATTTTTAATCAGTCCCGTAAAAGCTTCAACGAAGATTTCTATAAAATAACTATGCTTGCAGCCATGGAACAATCCTATGATATGGAAGCCGAAATAGATGCCAAAAATTTACGTGAATATATTGATCAGTTGATTGCTGATCTTCCACCCAAGCGTAAGTTGATTTTTACAATGAGCCGCAATGAAAATATGTCTTACAAGGAAATTGCCGAAAAACTAAATATTTCTGAGAAAACAGTCGAAAACCAAATATCCTCTGCCATTAAATATCTGAAACAAAACTTGATTTTGCTCTCTTCTTTTCTGCTAATGCAATAA
- a CDS encoding TonB-dependent receptor has protein sequence MKITTFFLLVTVCSITASTYAQNYKVSINKQNSSIIEILKEIEGSSEFTFFFNNNQIDATKKASVNAKNANIEDVLNQILSNTGYTYKILDRQVLIRAKESADPSLKTYQTSQQNKKVTGAITDERGEAIIGANVMVKGSKSGTITDIDGNFSLDVPDGAILQISYIGYLSQEVPVGGKSSLKIVIKEDTQRLDEVIVVGYGTQKKVNLTGAVEQVTSEVFENRSVPNVSQALQGAIPNLNITLEDGKPTRSASFNVRGTTSIGQGGDALVLIDGVEGDPSMLNPNDIASVSVLKDASSSAIYGARGTFGVVLITTKTPDKEKMSITYSGDFAVKTPTTVPDFVTDGYTYASMFNEAYSAWNNYSATPKNINKSQTFSSAWLDTFKQRNEQGITDEVEIGADGTYTYYGNTDYMKELYKNQTYAQDHNLSISGSSGKLNYYVSGRYYGYDGLFRYNTDKYNTLNLRAKGSMQVFDWLRIDNNMDFSNLDYHNPMNVGEGGSIWRNIADEGHPTSPIFNPDGSLTMSGAYTIGDFVYGKNGIDTEKKILKNTTSFAAKFLNNALRVNGDFTFSNTDNNSTQIRVPVPYSKKEGETIWLSTKYNDLKESVRATNYIAMNLYSEYEKTFFNDHYFKGMLGYNYEQSEYKSLYVQRNGLLMEDSKNINLALGDAITTSGGYEKWRIGGGFFRLNYGFKDRYLLEVNGRYDGSSKFPTDQQWAFFPSASLGWRISEEPFWKVNENLVSDMKVRASYGSLGNGNVDAYNFMELLSISTSGRVLNGALNKYTSAPAVLPEGLTWETATTTNVGMDFGMLKNKLRFTGDAYVRKTTDMYTVGVTLPDVFGATSPKGNYADMTTKGWEVSLTYRDKFTLGNKPFNYEVRGTLSDYTSKIDRYNNSTKSLSDYYEGQNVGEIWGYVTEGLFQSQEEIDNHATQKIIKSSNKGIWYPGDVKLKDLNNDGVIDYGKDTFEDHGDKKVIGNELPRYSYSFNMSADWNNIFFSAFFQGVGKQNWYPGSETLFWGQYNRPYNNMPTWHTGNYWTEENPDAYLPRYAGYNTSVRDTKQTRYLQNVAYLRLKSLQIGYNLPKSFISKINMQNARVYLSGENLFCWSPMYKHTKDIDVASIYGSDPDLTSGTSGDNYSYPVMKSVSLGLSITF, from the coding sequence ATGAAAATCACAACCTTTTTTTTGTTGGTTACAGTTTGTAGCATTACAGCATCTACCTATGCTCAAAACTACAAAGTATCCATAAACAAACAGAATAGTAGTATCATTGAAATCCTGAAAGAGATTGAAGGCTCAAGCGAATTCACCTTCTTTTTTAATAACAATCAGATAGACGCCACAAAAAAAGCGAGTGTAAATGCTAAAAACGCAAACATTGAAGACGTTCTTAATCAGATTTTAAGTAATACAGGTTATACTTATAAGATTCTGGATCGTCAGGTTTTGATCAGAGCAAAAGAAAGTGCAGATCCCTCTCTGAAAACATATCAGACTAGTCAGCAAAACAAAAAAGTTACCGGAGCTATTACAGACGAAAGAGGTGAGGCAATTATTGGGGCTAACGTAATGGTAAAAGGATCTAAATCAGGAACGATTACTGATATTGATGGGAATTTTTCATTAGATGTACCAGACGGAGCTATACTTCAGATTTCTTATATTGGCTATCTTTCGCAAGAAGTTCCTGTGGGTGGTAAAAGTAGCTTGAAAATTGTTATCAAGGAAGACACGCAACGTCTGGATGAAGTGATTGTGGTTGGTTATGGTACACAAAAGAAAGTGAACCTTACAGGCGCGGTTGAACAAGTAACGAGCGAAGTATTTGAAAACCGTTCTGTACCAAATGTTTCACAAGCATTGCAGGGTGCAATTCCGAACTTGAACATCACGTTGGAAGATGGAAAGCCAACACGTTCGGCAAGCTTTAATGTTCGTGGTACTACTTCTATTGGACAAGGTGGTGATGCTTTGGTTCTTATAGATGGAGTAGAAGGAGATCCTTCTATGTTGAATCCTAACGATATCGCCAGTGTTTCTGTATTAAAGGATGCTTCTTCTTCAGCGATATATGGAGCTCGTGGTACCTTCGGTGTTGTTTTGATCACAACAAAGACTCCCGACAAAGAGAAAATGTCTATTACCTATAGTGGCGACTTTGCTGTAAAAACTCCTACAACTGTGCCCGATTTTGTAACAGATGGTTATACCTATGCAAGTATGTTTAACGAAGCATATAGTGCATGGAATAATTATTCGGCTACGCCAAAGAATATAAACAAATCGCAGACCTTTTCTTCTGCATGGCTTGATACATTCAAACAACGCAACGAACAAGGTATTACTGATGAAGTTGAGATTGGTGCAGATGGAACATATACCTATTATGGTAATACGGATTACATGAAAGAGTTGTATAAAAATCAGACTTATGCTCAAGATCATAATCTTTCTATTTCAGGTAGCAGCGGCAAGTTGAATTATTACGTAAGTGGCCGTTATTACGGATATGATGGTTTATTTCGTTATAATACAGATAAATACAATACTTTGAACTTGAGAGCAAAGGGATCCATGCAGGTTTTTGATTGGTTGAGAATTGATAACAACATGGACTTTTCCAACCTTGATTATCATAACCCGATGAATGTAGGCGAAGGTGGTTCAATCTGGCGTAACATTGCCGATGAAGGACACCCTACTTCTCCTATTTTTAATCCAGACGGCTCGTTAACTATGTCGGGTGCATACACTATTGGTGACTTTGTATATGGCAAGAATGGAATTGATACTGAAAAGAAGATTCTAAAAAACACAACAAGCTTTGCTGCAAAATTTCTTAATAATGCGCTTCGGGTGAATGGTGACTTTACGTTTAGTAACACGGATAATAATTCTACTCAAATTCGTGTACCGGTTCCATACAGCAAAAAAGAAGGAGAGACCATTTGGCTTAGTACAAAGTATAATGACCTGAAAGAAAGTGTTCGTGCTACAAACTACATAGCAATGAATCTTTATTCCGAATACGAGAAGACTTTTTTTAATGACCATTATTTCAAAGGAATGCTTGGTTACAACTACGAACAATCAGAATACAAGAGCCTTTATGTACAACGTAACGGTTTGCTGATGGAAGATTCAAAGAACATTAACTTGGCGTTAGGTGATGCAATAACTACTTCAGGGGGGTACGAAAAGTGGAGAATCGGAGGAGGTTTCTTCCGTTTGAATTATGGTTTCAAGGACCGTTATTTATTGGAAGTAAATGGTCGTTATGATGGATCATCCAAATTCCCGACCGATCAGCAATGGGCATTCTTCCCTTCTGCTTCTTTGGGATGGAGAATCTCTGAAGAACCATTCTGGAAAGTTAATGAAAACCTGGTTTCTGATATGAAGGTTCGCGCATCCTACGGTTCTCTTGGAAATGGAAATGTTGATGCCTACAATTTTATGGAATTGTTATCTATCAGTACATCCGGTCGTGTGCTTAATGGCGCTTTAAACAAGTATACCAGCGCTCCGGCCGTACTTCCTGAAGGTCTGACATGGGAAACCGCCACTACAACGAACGTGGGTATGGATTTTGGTATGTTAAAGAATAAACTTCGTTTTACAGGAGATGCGTATGTCCGTAAAACTACTGATATGTATACAGTAGGTGTAACTTTACCCGATGTATTCGGAGCCACTTCTCCTAAAGGGAACTATGCTGATATGACTACTAAAGGGTGGGAGGTTTCACTTACCTATCGTGATAAGTTTACTTTGGGCAATAAGCCTTTTAATTATGAAGTACGAGGAACTTTGTCTGACTATACGTCGAAGATTGATCGATACAATAATTCAACCAAGAGTTTGTCGGATTACTATGAAGGACAAAATGTTGGAGAGATCTGGGGTTATGTAACAGAGGGCCTATTCCAGTCGCAGGAAGAAATTGACAATCACGCCACACAGAAAATAATTAAATCTTCCAATAAAGGTATTTGGTATCCGGGAGACGTTAAATTAAAGGACTTGAATAACGACGGCGTAATAGACTATGGAAAAGATACATTTGAAGATCATGGGGATAAGAAAGTGATTGGTAATGAATTACCACGTTATTCGTATAGCTTTAATATGTCGGCAGACTGGAATAATATCTTCTTCTCCGCATTCTTCCAGGGCGTAGGTAAGCAGAATTGGTATCCTGGTTCGGAAACTCTTTTCTGGGGTCAGTACAACCGCCCATATAACAATATGCCAACATGGCATACAGGTAATTACTGGACAGAAGAAAATCCGGATGCTTATTTGCCTCGTTATGCAGGTTACAATACATCAGTAAGAGATACAAAACAGACTCGTTATTTACAGAATGTGGCTTATCTACGGTTGAAGAGTTTGCAGATTGGTTATAATCTACCTAAAAGCTTTATCTCAAAGATTAATATGCAGAATGCCCGGGTTTATCTTTCCGGAGAAAATCTCTTCTGCTGGTCTCCTATGTATAAACACACAAAAGATATTGACGTAGCTAGTATTTACGGATCTGATCCGGATTTGACATCTGGAACAAGTGGAGATAATTATAGTTATCCAGTAATGAAAAGTGTTAGCTTAGGTCTATCAATAACATTTTAA
- a CDS encoding FecR domain-containing protein: protein MISRNNTDEEAVKKFITGFYTKENALNLFDPDNSDQTIHHLKSEMNEVWEDSAQFAFTDAQLKSVYKNEAHDLLKKIQRKEKQFSITPFVKYAAISIIILSAALGVYYLADQLMLKNIRYTEIRVKNGENNHIELPDGTKVVLNAGSYLKYPNKFVGKTRLVEIDGEAFFKVTHDESKPFIIKAEGANIRVLGTSFNVKAFNEDNQLTVSVKSGKVQVNMAEAMLRLKPDEQVILNKQSGEFTKQIEKNSRVTAWMTGSLYFNRTPIKSVVSELKRFYNCEIEFEPGKDYDDYIYGEHDNKSLESVLKSIQYATDIKFRNENGKIILYK, encoded by the coding sequence ATGATATCAAGAAACAATACAGATGAAGAAGCAGTAAAAAAATTCATTACCGGATTTTATACAAAGGAAAATGCGTTGAATTTATTCGACCCGGATAATTCTGATCAGACAATCCACCATTTGAAATCAGAAATGAATGAGGTCTGGGAAGATTCCGCTCAATTCGCATTTACCGATGCTCAGCTCAAATCTGTATATAAAAATGAAGCGCATGATCTTCTGAAAAAAATTCAACGAAAAGAAAAGCAATTTTCAATTACTCCTTTTGTCAAATATGCTGCAATCTCTATAATCATACTTTCTGCTGCGTTGGGAGTTTATTACCTGGCAGATCAGCTCATGCTAAAAAATATTCGTTACACCGAAATCAGGGTTAAAAATGGGGAAAATAATCATATTGAGCTTCCCGACGGTACAAAAGTAGTTCTCAACGCAGGATCCTATTTAAAATACCCCAATAAATTTGTAGGAAAAACCAGATTGGTTGAGATAGATGGAGAAGCATTTTTTAAAGTTACTCACGACGAATCTAAACCGTTTATTATCAAAGCGGAAGGGGCTAATATAAGAGTACTGGGTACTTCCTTTAATGTGAAGGCATTTAATGAAGATAATCAACTCACCGTTAGCGTTAAATCAGGAAAAGTCCAGGTAAACATGGCTGAAGCTATGTTACGACTAAAGCCGGACGAACAAGTGATATTAAACAAGCAAAGCGGAGAGTTTACAAAACAAATTGAAAAGAACAGCCGGGTAACTGCATGGATGACTGGAAGTCTGTATTTTAACAGAACACCGATTAAAAGTGTTGTAAGCGAATTGAAACGTTTCTATAATTGTGAAATTGAATTTGAGCCGGGAAAAGATTATGATGATTATATTTATGGAGAACATGATAATAAAAGTCTCGAGTCTGTTTTAAAATCTATTCAATACGCAACGGACATTAAGTTTCGAAATGAAAATGGAAAGATCATATTATATAAGTAA
- the fucI gene encoding L-fucose isomerase, with protein sequence MKKYPKIGIRPTIDGRQGGVRESLEEKTMNLANAVAYLISENVRNGDGSPVECVIADTTIGRVSESASCAAKFEREGVGATITVTSCWCYGAETMDMNPWYPKAVWGFNGTERPGAVYLAAVLAAHAQKGLPAFGIYGHDVQDLNDNSIPDDVAEKILRFARAAQAVATMRGKSYLSMGSVSMGIAGSIVNADFFQEYLGMRNESIDLTEILRRMEENIYDKDEYAKAMSWTERYCMTNEGTDFNDLEKAKTREQKDSDWEFVVMMTLIMRDLIQGNPMLKEMGYKEEALGHNAILSGFQGQRQWTDFLPNGDFSEALLNSSFDWNGIREAYVLATENDACNGVAMLFGHLLTNRAQIFSDVRTYWSPEAVERVTGKKLEGKAAGGIIHLINSGATTLDGTGCQKTESGEPVMKPFWEITHEEADACLKATTWYPANRDYFRGGGFSSNFLSKGGMPVTMSRLNLVKGLGPVLQLAEGWTVEIDSEIHKVLNERTDKTWPTTWFAPRLCDKPAFRDVYSVMNNWGANHGAISYGHIGQDLITLASILRIPVCMHNVEEDKIFRPAAWNAFGMDKEGADYRACANYGPIYK encoded by the coding sequence ATGAAAAAGTATCCTAAAATTGGCATCCGCCCCACAATTGATGGTCGTCAGGGCGGTGTTCGCGAGAGTCTGGAAGAGAAAACAATGAATCTGGCGAACGCGGTTGCTTATTTAATTTCTGAAAACGTAAGGAATGGAGATGGATCACCAGTTGAATGTGTAATTGCTGACACTACGATAGGTCGTGTGAGCGAAAGTGCTTCTTGTGCAGCCAAATTTGAACGCGAAGGAGTGGGAGCAACTATTACTGTTACTTCGTGTTGGTGTTACGGTGCTGAAACGATGGATATGAATCCATGGTATCCAAAAGCTGTGTGGGGTTTTAACGGGACTGAACGCCCCGGTGCAGTGTATCTGGCAGCGGTATTGGCAGCGCATGCGCAAAAAGGACTACCAGCCTTTGGAATATATGGACACGATGTACAGGATCTGAATGATAATTCTATTCCTGATGATGTTGCTGAAAAGATACTTCGTTTTGCCCGAGCAGCACAGGCTGTGGCAACAATGCGTGGTAAATCGTATCTTTCAATGGGTAGTGTATCCATGGGTATTGCCGGGTCAATAGTGAATGCTGATTTCTTTCAGGAATATCTTGGTATGCGTAATGAATCAATCGACCTGACAGAGATTCTCAGGCGAATGGAAGAGAATATTTATGATAAAGATGAGTATGCGAAGGCAATGTCGTGGACCGAAAGATATTGCATGACGAATGAAGGAACTGATTTCAATGATCTGGAAAAAGCAAAGACACGTGAGCAAAAAGATTCGGACTGGGAGTTTGTGGTGATGATGACTCTTATTATGCGCGATCTGATTCAAGGTAATCCAATGTTGAAAGAGATGGGATATAAAGAGGAGGCGCTTGGACATAATGCCATTCTTTCTGGTTTTCAGGGACAACGGCAATGGACAGACTTTTTGCCTAACGGAGACTTTTCTGAAGCTTTGCTGAATAGTTCGTTTGATTGGAATGGTATCCGTGAGGCATATGTTCTGGCTACAGAAAATGATGCATGTAATGGGGTGGCGATGTTGTTTGGGCATTTGCTTACTAACCGGGCTCAGATTTTTTCGGATGTTCGAACTTACTGGAGCCCCGAAGCAGTAGAACGTGTAACCGGGAAGAAGCTTGAGGGTAAGGCAGCTGGTGGAATAATTCATCTTATTAATTCGGGGGCTACAACATTGGATGGAACCGGATGTCAGAAAACAGAAAGTGGCGAGCCTGTGATGAAACCTTTTTGGGAAATTACCCATGAAGAAGCAGACGCCTGCCTGAAAGCTACAACATGGTATCCTGCTAACCGCGATTACTTCAGGGGTGGTGGTTTTTCTTCTAATTTCTTATCAAAAGGAGGAATGCCGGTAACAATGTCGCGGTTGAACCTGGTAAAAGGATTGGGGCCGGTTTTGCAGCTTGCTGAAGGTTGGACAGTTGAAATTGATTCGGAAATTCATAAAGTTTTAAATGAACGAACTGATAAAACGTGGCCAACCACTTGGTTTGCGCCCCGTTTGTGCGATAAACCTGCTTTTAGAGATGTGTACTCGGTAATGAACAACTGGGGAGCCAATCACGGCGCCATTAGTTACGGACATATTGGTCAGGATTTGATTACACTGGCATCCATTCTCCGCATTCCGGTATGCATGCATAATGTGGAGGAAGATAAGATATTCCGTCCGGCTGCATGGAACGCCTTCGGAATGGATAAAGAAGGAGCCGATTACAGGGCTTGTGCAAACTATGGACCTATTTATAAATAA